TTTTATGGACGTCAACGATTACGAACAAATCCCGGTTTCCAAAGATTATGTGGAAGACATCCTTCCTTTTATGAAAGAGGAAACTCCGGTTGAAGTATCATTTTATAATGACAAACCAATTGGTGTCACACCTCCTAACTTTGCTATATTGGAAGTAACTTATGCAGAAGATGGTCTCAAAGGAGATACTACTGGTCTTGCGCTCAAACGAGTGACTGTGGAAACTGGTGGAGAAGTTCAAGTTCCTATCTTTATCAAACAAGGGGACACTGTTAAAATTGACCTCAGAGATTTGAGTTACGTGGAGCGCGTGAACAAATAGATTTGGATTCTCACCTTTCCTTACAGGAACTGACCAAACTTTCCCATACTTATTATGAAAGGCAGTGGATGTATGCCACTGCTGGGAATCTCTCCGCTCGCGCTGGAGATAATTTTTGGATCACGGCCTCTGGAAAACATAAGGGAGAACTTACAGACAAAGACTTTGTTTGTGTTTCTGTAAACGACGGATCCTTGGTTTCTGCAAGTGCGGGACTCAAACCCTCAGCAGAAACTAGCATCCATCAGGTGGTGTATTCTAAAATGGACGATGCGGGGGCTGCCCTCCATGTTCACACTTTAGATTCTAATCTTTTAGAATTTGGAATTGGGAAAGAAGAAGGTTTCCGAGACATCCCTCTCCCTCCGATTGAAATCATCAAAGCCTTTGGAATTTGGGATGAAAAACCTAATTTAAAATTTCCAGTTTTTTATAATCATACAAATGTACCCACCATTGCTTCAGAAATCAAACGTTACATGGAAACCAAAGGGAAACCACAAGTTCCCTTTCTTCTCATCGAAGGCCACGGTCCCACGGTCTGGGGAAAAACTATAGCGGAAGCCAACAAACATTTGGAAGCTGTTCATTTTCTATTACAAGTGATGGCTAGACGTATATGAAACCGAAAGCCCAAGTTTATATTTTTGGAATTGGTTCCGGAATTGGACAAGGGCTTTACCACCGATTTTTAGAAGACAAATCTGTTTCTCTCTATGGATTCTCCCGAAAAGGAGAACTTCCACTCAATGTATTTTCAAAAAAAGAAAATGGAACTTTTGTTTTTGATGCCACAAAAAAAGAAGATCTAAGAACATTAGAAATTTCACTTTCAGAGAAATATGGATTTAAAAAAGAACCAACTGCACCTAATTACATGCAAACAGAACTTTATGTTTATTTTGCTTTAGGTGACGGAATCTTTGGGCCCATTGACTTACTGAAGAAAAAAGATCTCGATGCCCATTTCCAACTCAATGTTCATTCTCTTCTTTTATTATCTAAATATTTTTCGCAAAATTTGCCTTTCTTTCAACAAGCTACTTTTGTGTTTTTAGGATCCACCGCGGGAAAACAAGGTTTTCCAGAATCGGCAGCTTATTGTGCCTCCAAACATGCGGTTCTTGGAATTGCCAGGGCGTTGCGAGAAGAGTGGAAACCATTCGGAGCCAAGGTGGTCCATGTGAGTTTAGGGGCAGTTGCCACTGAAATCTGGGACACTAGACCCCAGTTTGACAAGAATGATATGGTTTCTATTTCGGACATTTCCGAGTATTTGTGGAGTATTTCCCACTTGCCTAAATCGATCTTTGTGGATGACTTATCCATTACCCCAAGAAAAGGAATTTTGTAGGTCCGATGGAAATCAAGGAATCGATTGTTCTCGTGACAGGTGGCAGTGGCGGGATTGGAAGGGAAATTGTAAGGACTCTCGTCCTAGCAGGTTTTTCTGTTTGGAATTTGGACAAAGTCCGCCCCAGTTCCCCGATCCTCCAAGAAACCTATCGTGAACTGGATTTATCGGAAACACCTTTTGTAGTAGAGAGGGGACTTTCCAAAATCATCCAAGAGAGTTCCGAAGTGGGAGACCTCTATGGACTTGTCCATAATGCAGGATTTGGTGGCCCTTACCATCCCATCACTGAAGTTTCCATCGAAGAATGGGATTCTATTTTCAGAATCAACCTAAACAGTTTGTTCCTACTTTCTAAGTTATTACTTCCCATTTTTAAAACTCATAATTTTGGAAGGATAGTGGCCATCGCTTCTTCTTTATCCATTGTAGGTTCAGCCAATTCAGTTGCATATTCTTCATCCAAACATGGGTTAGTTGGTTTTATTCGTTCCGTTGCTGATGAATGGGGGAAGTTTGGGATCACCGCCAATGCAGTGAGCCCCGGTTATGTCGATACCAATATGGGAATCCAAGAAGACCAAGTTTCTGATCATAAATCGAAAATTATAGAACAGACACCTGTTAGGCGAATTGCAGAACCATCCGAAATAGCTCGTGTAGTCAATTTCCTTCTTCAAAAAGAATCTGGATATATTTCTGGATCGAATTGGACCGTCGATGGCGGACTCACTGCCATTTAATTTATGAGAATATCACCTCCGCACGACCATTTTTTGCAACTAACAACGAAAGAAACGTTAGGAAGGTCTTCTGGGATCATCTTACAAAAAGAAGCTTTGTCTATAATGAAGACTGTGGAAGTGCAAAGTTCGCGCGAAAATATTGAGGCAGGTCATTTATTTCGTCCTACCGATCCCAATTTCGAAAAACTAAAAATGGATCATGAAACTGCAATGGATGCCATGTGGCAACTGATTGATTATGGTCTAACTACGCAACTTTTTGAAATAAAGTTCGATGCGGATGTGGGTGAGTTACGATTAGTTACTTTTCTTGTAGGTCTTCCGGGCGGAATGCCATTGGAAGAACCTTATAAATTACTAATAGCAAGATCTACTGATCACTTATTCCAATACATTCAAGCCAAACGAATCTTAACAGAAGATACTTGGCGCCTTGTTTTAAACAAATTAGCTGATATTGATTATAATGAAGAAAGTGGTTCTGGTGATGAATTGGATCGTTTATTGGATCCAAAGCAATTCCCCTTGCAGCCGTCAGCTGAAATGTTGAAACGGTCCCGAGGACTAATCGTTGACGAGTTTGATGCAGATCCTAGAATCGTAGTCCTTCCTCATGTTGGATTTTATACGGTTCCGGAAGTGGAAGCGGCAAACTTTTTACAA
This portion of the Leptospira montravelensis genome encodes:
- a CDS encoding SDR family NAD(P)-dependent oxidoreductase, which codes for MEIKESIVLVTGGSGGIGREIVRTLVLAGFSVWNLDKVRPSSPILQETYRELDLSETPFVVERGLSKIIQESSEVGDLYGLVHNAGFGGPYHPITEVSIEEWDSIFRINLNSLFLLSKLLLPIFKTHNFGRIVAIASSLSIVGSANSVAYSSSKHGLVGFIRSVADEWGKFGITANAVSPGYVDTNMGIQEDQVSDHKSKIIEQTPVRRIAEPSEIARVVNFLLQKESGYISGSNWTVDGGLTAI
- the mtnB gene encoding methylthioribulose 1-phosphate dehydratase, which codes for MDSHLSLQELTKLSHTYYERQWMYATAGNLSARAGDNFWITASGKHKGELTDKDFVCVSVNDGSLVSASAGLKPSAETSIHQVVYSKMDDAGAALHVHTLDSNLLEFGIGKEEGFRDIPLPPIEIIKAFGIWDEKPNLKFPVFYNHTNVPTIASEIKRYMETKGKPQVPFLLIEGHGPTVWGKTIAEANKHLEAVHFLLQVMARRI
- a CDS encoding SDR family oxidoreductase; this encodes MKPKAQVYIFGIGSGIGQGLYHRFLEDKSVSLYGFSRKGELPLNVFSKKENGTFVFDATKKEDLRTLEISLSEKYGFKKEPTAPNYMQTELYVYFALGDGIFGPIDLLKKKDLDAHFQLNVHSLLLLSKYFSQNLPFFQQATFVFLGSTAGKQGFPESAAYCASKHAVLGIARALREEWKPFGAKVVHVSLGAVATEIWDTRPQFDKNDMVSISDISEYLWSISHLPKSIFVDDLSITPRKGIL
- the efp gene encoding elongation factor P translates to MNLGITEVKKGMILKIENELYSVVKTEFVNPGKGSAFIRTKLKNIIRDSSIERTFKAAEKLESVDLERRKMQYCYADGDQIIFMDVNDYEQIPVSKDYVEDILPFMKEETPVEVSFYNDKPIGVTPPNFAILEVTYAEDGLKGDTTGLALKRVTVETGGEVQVPIFIKQGDTVKIDLRDLSYVERVNK